One genomic region from Cydia amplana chromosome Z, ilCydAmpl1.1, whole genome shotgun sequence encodes:
- the LOC134661851 gene encoding potassium voltage-gated channel unc-103-like isoform X1 has product MEERGPPDVPLIVTPPGAGAGAGAALTTSRRTASARGSRDDQLPSAWRSSVRVRDTGFRGSRKSVVRLEPPCNGLNGLPTIGKEVLSLGTAAGHKGTTQPSPPCTILHHSPYKAAWDWLILILVIYTAIFTPYVAAFQLNEPDFDKRSRSFGEDPIVIIDMIVDVTFIIDILINFRTTYVNAADEVESDPAKIAMHYLRGWFLIDLVAAIPFDLLLFGTDTDETTTLIGLLKTARLLRLVRVARKIDRYSEYGTAVLLLLMATFVLIAHWLACLWYAIGSWERPQLHAPIGWLDALANDVQATYDNSTGPSMRSRYITALYFTCTSLTSVGFGNVAPNTDMEKGFTIFVMLVGSLMYASIFGNVSAIIQRLYSGTARYHTQILRVREFIRFHQIANPLRQRLEEYFQHAWSYTNGIDTSSLLKGFPECLQADICLHLNRNLLANCSAFDGASPGCLRALSLRFKTTHAPPGETLVHRGDVLTSLYFISRGSIEILKDDIVMAILGKDDIFGENPCVYPTVGRSNCRVRALTYCDLHRVHRDDLLDVLDFYPEFRASFVTNLDISYIMRDEELGGIEPRRRMRYENPCDARLLREAYARTTRRPHTETFAEKVDSQCSDEDTESPPSRGILEFSAEKAGQDVTPLNFNFSKQRSTTLNSITGMLAQLKRSFPDLYHHKTHQPLHNKYSQSTPQTYRSRAGVRRQSSVGPLNDTSPLTGGAGAGTGAGEAAVSTPAHSATLPVSSLSTNPSSYYTNASPSPPAVPAPPAPVHISCDDILTPAAPPPTAPTPSSRSAPHSALNLHQAGRPTALIFTAERQNASLQESISPQYQNVGTAATAASVATVLTRLDELSRRVATLESGLTADVRRILHLLQTRDQAPHQNCQPVHTPSQPIQKTSLSVPHDNQWDWNWNGDREKGSLRCGRGERGTRTERERTPVVQRSASEPHAPVPPVLPPPPHSHSFYR; this is encoded by the exons ATGGAAGAGCGCGGGCCCCCCGACGTGCCGCTGATCGTGACGCCGCCGGGTgcgggcgccggcgcgggcgccgcgctCACCACCTCGCGGCGCACCGCATCCGCGCGCGGCTCCCGCGACGACCAGCTGCCCTCCGCTTGGCGTTCCTCAGTCCGTGTGCGCGACACCGGTTTCCGCGGCTCTCGCAAGAGCGTCGTACGTCTCGAACCACCCTGTAATGGTCTCAACGGGCTACCCACTATCGGCAAGGAG GTACTGTCACTGGGTACGGCGGCCGGCCACAAGGGAACTACTCAGCCTTCTCCCCCCTGTACTATCCTTCACCATTCTCCTTATAAG gccGCTTGGGATTGGTTGATCCTAATATTGGTCATCTACACTGCAATATTTACTCCATACGTGGCCGCTTTTCAACTTAATGAGCCTGACTTCGATAAGCGCTCGCGGAGCTTTGGCGAGGATCCTATTGTCATTATTGATATGATCG TGGACGTGACCTTCATAATCGACATTTTGATCAATTTTCGCACGACGTATGTGAACGCGGCCGACGAAGTGGAGTCGGACCCGGCCAAGATCGCCATGCACTACCTGCGCGGCTGGTTCCTCATCGACCTGGTGGCCGCCATCCCCTTCGACCTGCTGCTCTTTGGCACGGACACCGACGAA ACGACGACGCTCATCGGTCTGCTGAAGACAGCGCGCCTGCTTCGGCTAGTGAGGGTGGCGCGCAAAATTGACCGGTACTCCGAATATGGCACTGCCGTCCTTCTCCTGCTTATGGCCACTTTTGTGCTCATTGCGCACTGGCTAGCCTGTTTGTG GTATGCTATAGGCAGCTGGGAGCGTCCTCAGCTTCACGCTCCTATTGGCTGGCTGGATGCTCTCGCTAACGATGTCCAAGCGACTTACGACAATTCTACTGGCCCGTCTATGAG ATCTCGGTACATCACCGCTCTGTACTTCACTTGTACATCTCTGACGAGTGTCGGTTTCGGGAACGTCGCTCCAAACACCGACATGGAAAAGGGCTTTACAATATTCGTGATGCTGGTTGGAT CTCTCATGTACGCCAGCATATTTGGAAACGTATCAGCAATTATACAGCGACTGTACTCGGGCACTGCTAGATATCATACACAGATATTAAGAGTGAGAGAATTCATTCGATTTCATCAG ATCGCGAATCCACTTCGGCAGCGGTTAGAAGAGTACTTCCAACACGCATGGAGCTACACGAATGGCATCGATACCTCGAGCCTTTTAAAAGGATTCCCGGAGTGCCTTCAAGCAGACATATGCTTGCACCTTAATCGCAATCTACTCGCCAATTGTTCCGCTTTTGACGGTGCTAGTCCCGGTTGTCTAAG AGCACTGTCCCTGAGGTTTAAAACTACGCACGCACCTCCGGGCGAAACATTAGTTCATCGGGGTGACGTCCTCACCtctctttatttcatttcaagAGGATCTATAGAAATTTTAAAAGATGACATTGTTATGGCTATTTTAG GTAAGGACGACATCTTCGGTGAGAACCCATGCGTGTACCCGACCGTCGGGCGCAGCAACTGCCGCGTGCGCGCGCTCACCTACTGCGACCTGCACCGGGTGCACCGCGACGACCTGCTCGACGTGCTCGACTTCTACCCGGAGTTCCGAGCCTCCTTCGTCACCAACCTCGATATATCCTACATCATGCGTGAC GAAGAGCTGGGTGGCATCGAGCCTCGACGGCGCATGCGCTACGAGAACCCGTGCGACGCGCGTCTGCTGCGCGAGGCGTACGCGCGCACCACTCGGCGCCCGCACACCGAGACCTTCGCCGAAAAAGTG GATTCGCAGTGCAGTGACGAGGACACGGAATCGCCGCCGAGCCGCGGCATCCTGGAGTTCTCGGCCGAGAAGGCGGGCCAGGACGTCACCCCgctcaacttcaacttctccaagCAGCGCTCCACCACGCTCAACTCCATCACGG GCATGCTAGCGCAACTTAAACGGAGCTTCCCAGACCTGTACCACCATAAAACACATCAGCCGCTGCACAACAAGTACT CGCAATCTACGCCGCAAACTTATAGAAGTAGAGCAGGTGTCAGGCGGCAGTCGTCAGTGGGGCCACTGAACGACACCTCGCCGCTGACTGGCGGGGCGGGAGCGGGTACGGGCGCGGGGGAGGCAGCGGTGAGCACGCCCGCGCATAGCGCCACGCTGCCCGTCTCCAGCCTCAGCACCAACCCCAGCTCCTACTACACGAATGCGTCTCCCAGCCCGCCCGCCGTGccagcgccgcccgcgcccgtcCACATCTCCTGCGACGACATCCTCACGCCGGCTGCACCACCGCCCACTGCACCCACGCCCTCTTCTAGATCTGCGCCTCATTCCGCCCTTAACCTGCACCAAGCCGGACGTCCTACAGCGCTCATCTTCACAGCCGAACGTCAAAACGCCTCTTTACAG gAGAGTATTTCACCTCAATATCAGAACGTGGGGACCGCGGCCACGGCCGCGTCGGTAGCGACGGTTCTGACGAGACTGGATGAACTGAGCCGTCGAGTGGCCACACTGGAAAGCGGTCTTACCGCTGACGTGCGTCGGATTCTGCACCTTTTGCAGACACGAGACCAGGCGCCGCATCAGAACTGTCAACCGGTGCACACTCCATCGCAACCGATTCAAAAGACCTCATTGTCCGTGCCACATGAT AATCAATGGGATTGGAATTGGAACGGTGATCGCGAGAAGGGTAGCTTACGGTGCGGTCGCGGCGAGCGCGGCACGCGAACAGAACGCGAGCGGACGCCTGTGGTGCAGCGGTCGGCGTCTGAGCCGCATGCGCCCGTGCCGCCGGTGCTGCCGCCACCCCCGCACTCGCACTCCTTCTATAGGTAG
- the LOC134661851 gene encoding potassium voltage-gated channel unc-103-like isoform X2, with protein sequence MENGALKYGSNNNNNEIAEEKVVLSLGTAAGHKGTTQPSPPCTILHHSPYKAAWDWLILILVIYTAIFTPYVAAFQLNEPDFDKRSRSFGEDPIVIIDMIVDVTFIIDILINFRTTYVNAADEVESDPAKIAMHYLRGWFLIDLVAAIPFDLLLFGTDTDETTTLIGLLKTARLLRLVRVARKIDRYSEYGTAVLLLLMATFVLIAHWLACLWYAIGSWERPQLHAPIGWLDALANDVQATYDNSTGPSMRSRYITALYFTCTSLTSVGFGNVAPNTDMEKGFTIFVMLVGSLMYASIFGNVSAIIQRLYSGTARYHTQILRVREFIRFHQIANPLRQRLEEYFQHAWSYTNGIDTSSLLKGFPECLQADICLHLNRNLLANCSAFDGASPGCLRALSLRFKTTHAPPGETLVHRGDVLTSLYFISRGSIEILKDDIVMAILGKDDIFGENPCVYPTVGRSNCRVRALTYCDLHRVHRDDLLDVLDFYPEFRASFVTNLDISYIMRDEELGGIEPRRRMRYENPCDARLLREAYARTTRRPHTETFAEKVDSQCSDEDTESPPSRGILEFSAEKAGQDVTPLNFNFSKQRSTTLNSITGMLAQLKRSFPDLYHHKTHQPLHNKYSQSTPQTYRSRAGVRRQSSVGPLNDTSPLTGGAGAGTGAGEAAVSTPAHSATLPVSSLSTNPSSYYTNASPSPPAVPAPPAPVHISCDDILTPAAPPPTAPTPSSRSAPHSALNLHQAGRPTALIFTAERQNASLQESISPQYQNVGTAATAASVATVLTRLDELSRRVATLESGLTADVRRILHLLQTRDQAPHQNCQPVHTPSQPIQKTSLSVPHDNQWDWNWNGDREKGSLRCGRGERGTRTERERTPVVQRSASEPHAPVPPVLPPPPHSHSFYR encoded by the exons GTACTGTCACTGGGTACGGCGGCCGGCCACAAGGGAACTACTCAGCCTTCTCCCCCCTGTACTATCCTTCACCATTCTCCTTATAAG gccGCTTGGGATTGGTTGATCCTAATATTGGTCATCTACACTGCAATATTTACTCCATACGTGGCCGCTTTTCAACTTAATGAGCCTGACTTCGATAAGCGCTCGCGGAGCTTTGGCGAGGATCCTATTGTCATTATTGATATGATCG TGGACGTGACCTTCATAATCGACATTTTGATCAATTTTCGCACGACGTATGTGAACGCGGCCGACGAAGTGGAGTCGGACCCGGCCAAGATCGCCATGCACTACCTGCGCGGCTGGTTCCTCATCGACCTGGTGGCCGCCATCCCCTTCGACCTGCTGCTCTTTGGCACGGACACCGACGAA ACGACGACGCTCATCGGTCTGCTGAAGACAGCGCGCCTGCTTCGGCTAGTGAGGGTGGCGCGCAAAATTGACCGGTACTCCGAATATGGCACTGCCGTCCTTCTCCTGCTTATGGCCACTTTTGTGCTCATTGCGCACTGGCTAGCCTGTTTGTG GTATGCTATAGGCAGCTGGGAGCGTCCTCAGCTTCACGCTCCTATTGGCTGGCTGGATGCTCTCGCTAACGATGTCCAAGCGACTTACGACAATTCTACTGGCCCGTCTATGAG ATCTCGGTACATCACCGCTCTGTACTTCACTTGTACATCTCTGACGAGTGTCGGTTTCGGGAACGTCGCTCCAAACACCGACATGGAAAAGGGCTTTACAATATTCGTGATGCTGGTTGGAT CTCTCATGTACGCCAGCATATTTGGAAACGTATCAGCAATTATACAGCGACTGTACTCGGGCACTGCTAGATATCATACACAGATATTAAGAGTGAGAGAATTCATTCGATTTCATCAG ATCGCGAATCCACTTCGGCAGCGGTTAGAAGAGTACTTCCAACACGCATGGAGCTACACGAATGGCATCGATACCTCGAGCCTTTTAAAAGGATTCCCGGAGTGCCTTCAAGCAGACATATGCTTGCACCTTAATCGCAATCTACTCGCCAATTGTTCCGCTTTTGACGGTGCTAGTCCCGGTTGTCTAAG AGCACTGTCCCTGAGGTTTAAAACTACGCACGCACCTCCGGGCGAAACATTAGTTCATCGGGGTGACGTCCTCACCtctctttatttcatttcaagAGGATCTATAGAAATTTTAAAAGATGACATTGTTATGGCTATTTTAG GTAAGGACGACATCTTCGGTGAGAACCCATGCGTGTACCCGACCGTCGGGCGCAGCAACTGCCGCGTGCGCGCGCTCACCTACTGCGACCTGCACCGGGTGCACCGCGACGACCTGCTCGACGTGCTCGACTTCTACCCGGAGTTCCGAGCCTCCTTCGTCACCAACCTCGATATATCCTACATCATGCGTGAC GAAGAGCTGGGTGGCATCGAGCCTCGACGGCGCATGCGCTACGAGAACCCGTGCGACGCGCGTCTGCTGCGCGAGGCGTACGCGCGCACCACTCGGCGCCCGCACACCGAGACCTTCGCCGAAAAAGTG GATTCGCAGTGCAGTGACGAGGACACGGAATCGCCGCCGAGCCGCGGCATCCTGGAGTTCTCGGCCGAGAAGGCGGGCCAGGACGTCACCCCgctcaacttcaacttctccaagCAGCGCTCCACCACGCTCAACTCCATCACGG GCATGCTAGCGCAACTTAAACGGAGCTTCCCAGACCTGTACCACCATAAAACACATCAGCCGCTGCACAACAAGTACT CGCAATCTACGCCGCAAACTTATAGAAGTAGAGCAGGTGTCAGGCGGCAGTCGTCAGTGGGGCCACTGAACGACACCTCGCCGCTGACTGGCGGGGCGGGAGCGGGTACGGGCGCGGGGGAGGCAGCGGTGAGCACGCCCGCGCATAGCGCCACGCTGCCCGTCTCCAGCCTCAGCACCAACCCCAGCTCCTACTACACGAATGCGTCTCCCAGCCCGCCCGCCGTGccagcgccgcccgcgcccgtcCACATCTCCTGCGACGACATCCTCACGCCGGCTGCACCACCGCCCACTGCACCCACGCCCTCTTCTAGATCTGCGCCTCATTCCGCCCTTAACCTGCACCAAGCCGGACGTCCTACAGCGCTCATCTTCACAGCCGAACGTCAAAACGCCTCTTTACAG gAGAGTATTTCACCTCAATATCAGAACGTGGGGACCGCGGCCACGGCCGCGTCGGTAGCGACGGTTCTGACGAGACTGGATGAACTGAGCCGTCGAGTGGCCACACTGGAAAGCGGTCTTACCGCTGACGTGCGTCGGATTCTGCACCTTTTGCAGACACGAGACCAGGCGCCGCATCAGAACTGTCAACCGGTGCACACTCCATCGCAACCGATTCAAAAGACCTCATTGTCCGTGCCACATGAT AATCAATGGGATTGGAATTGGAACGGTGATCGCGAGAAGGGTAGCTTACGGTGCGGTCGCGGCGAGCGCGGCACGCGAACAGAACGCGAGCGGACGCCTGTGGTGCAGCGGTCGGCGTCTGAGCCGCATGCGCCCGTGCCGCCGGTGCTGCCGCCACCCCCGCACTCGCACTCCTTCTATAGGTAG
- the LOC134661851 gene encoding potassium voltage-gated channel unc-103-like isoform X3 — translation MLGVMTTMVLSLGTAAGHKGTTQPSPPCTILHHSPYKAAWDWLILILVIYTAIFTPYVAAFQLNEPDFDKRSRSFGEDPIVIIDMIVDVTFIIDILINFRTTYVNAADEVESDPAKIAMHYLRGWFLIDLVAAIPFDLLLFGTDTDETTTLIGLLKTARLLRLVRVARKIDRYSEYGTAVLLLLMATFVLIAHWLACLWYAIGSWERPQLHAPIGWLDALANDVQATYDNSTGPSMRSRYITALYFTCTSLTSVGFGNVAPNTDMEKGFTIFVMLVGSLMYASIFGNVSAIIQRLYSGTARYHTQILRVREFIRFHQIANPLRQRLEEYFQHAWSYTNGIDTSSLLKGFPECLQADICLHLNRNLLANCSAFDGASPGCLRALSLRFKTTHAPPGETLVHRGDVLTSLYFISRGSIEILKDDIVMAILGKDDIFGENPCVYPTVGRSNCRVRALTYCDLHRVHRDDLLDVLDFYPEFRASFVTNLDISYIMRDEELGGIEPRRRMRYENPCDARLLREAYARTTRRPHTETFAEKVDSQCSDEDTESPPSRGILEFSAEKAGQDVTPLNFNFSKQRSTTLNSITGMLAQLKRSFPDLYHHKTHQPLHNKYSQSTPQTYRSRAGVRRQSSVGPLNDTSPLTGGAGAGTGAGEAAVSTPAHSATLPVSSLSTNPSSYYTNASPSPPAVPAPPAPVHISCDDILTPAAPPPTAPTPSSRSAPHSALNLHQAGRPTALIFTAERQNASLQESISPQYQNVGTAATAASVATVLTRLDELSRRVATLESGLTADVRRILHLLQTRDQAPHQNCQPVHTPSQPIQKTSLSVPHDNQWDWNWNGDREKGSLRCGRGERGTRTERERTPVVQRSASEPHAPVPPVLPPPPHSHSFYR, via the exons GTACTGTCACTGGGTACGGCGGCCGGCCACAAGGGAACTACTCAGCCTTCTCCCCCCTGTACTATCCTTCACCATTCTCCTTATAAG gccGCTTGGGATTGGTTGATCCTAATATTGGTCATCTACACTGCAATATTTACTCCATACGTGGCCGCTTTTCAACTTAATGAGCCTGACTTCGATAAGCGCTCGCGGAGCTTTGGCGAGGATCCTATTGTCATTATTGATATGATCG TGGACGTGACCTTCATAATCGACATTTTGATCAATTTTCGCACGACGTATGTGAACGCGGCCGACGAAGTGGAGTCGGACCCGGCCAAGATCGCCATGCACTACCTGCGCGGCTGGTTCCTCATCGACCTGGTGGCCGCCATCCCCTTCGACCTGCTGCTCTTTGGCACGGACACCGACGAA ACGACGACGCTCATCGGTCTGCTGAAGACAGCGCGCCTGCTTCGGCTAGTGAGGGTGGCGCGCAAAATTGACCGGTACTCCGAATATGGCACTGCCGTCCTTCTCCTGCTTATGGCCACTTTTGTGCTCATTGCGCACTGGCTAGCCTGTTTGTG GTATGCTATAGGCAGCTGGGAGCGTCCTCAGCTTCACGCTCCTATTGGCTGGCTGGATGCTCTCGCTAACGATGTCCAAGCGACTTACGACAATTCTACTGGCCCGTCTATGAG ATCTCGGTACATCACCGCTCTGTACTTCACTTGTACATCTCTGACGAGTGTCGGTTTCGGGAACGTCGCTCCAAACACCGACATGGAAAAGGGCTTTACAATATTCGTGATGCTGGTTGGAT CTCTCATGTACGCCAGCATATTTGGAAACGTATCAGCAATTATACAGCGACTGTACTCGGGCACTGCTAGATATCATACACAGATATTAAGAGTGAGAGAATTCATTCGATTTCATCAG ATCGCGAATCCACTTCGGCAGCGGTTAGAAGAGTACTTCCAACACGCATGGAGCTACACGAATGGCATCGATACCTCGAGCCTTTTAAAAGGATTCCCGGAGTGCCTTCAAGCAGACATATGCTTGCACCTTAATCGCAATCTACTCGCCAATTGTTCCGCTTTTGACGGTGCTAGTCCCGGTTGTCTAAG AGCACTGTCCCTGAGGTTTAAAACTACGCACGCACCTCCGGGCGAAACATTAGTTCATCGGGGTGACGTCCTCACCtctctttatttcatttcaagAGGATCTATAGAAATTTTAAAAGATGACATTGTTATGGCTATTTTAG GTAAGGACGACATCTTCGGTGAGAACCCATGCGTGTACCCGACCGTCGGGCGCAGCAACTGCCGCGTGCGCGCGCTCACCTACTGCGACCTGCACCGGGTGCACCGCGACGACCTGCTCGACGTGCTCGACTTCTACCCGGAGTTCCGAGCCTCCTTCGTCACCAACCTCGATATATCCTACATCATGCGTGAC GAAGAGCTGGGTGGCATCGAGCCTCGACGGCGCATGCGCTACGAGAACCCGTGCGACGCGCGTCTGCTGCGCGAGGCGTACGCGCGCACCACTCGGCGCCCGCACACCGAGACCTTCGCCGAAAAAGTG GATTCGCAGTGCAGTGACGAGGACACGGAATCGCCGCCGAGCCGCGGCATCCTGGAGTTCTCGGCCGAGAAGGCGGGCCAGGACGTCACCCCgctcaacttcaacttctccaagCAGCGCTCCACCACGCTCAACTCCATCACGG GCATGCTAGCGCAACTTAAACGGAGCTTCCCAGACCTGTACCACCATAAAACACATCAGCCGCTGCACAACAAGTACT CGCAATCTACGCCGCAAACTTATAGAAGTAGAGCAGGTGTCAGGCGGCAGTCGTCAGTGGGGCCACTGAACGACACCTCGCCGCTGACTGGCGGGGCGGGAGCGGGTACGGGCGCGGGGGAGGCAGCGGTGAGCACGCCCGCGCATAGCGCCACGCTGCCCGTCTCCAGCCTCAGCACCAACCCCAGCTCCTACTACACGAATGCGTCTCCCAGCCCGCCCGCCGTGccagcgccgcccgcgcccgtcCACATCTCCTGCGACGACATCCTCACGCCGGCTGCACCACCGCCCACTGCACCCACGCCCTCTTCTAGATCTGCGCCTCATTCCGCCCTTAACCTGCACCAAGCCGGACGTCCTACAGCGCTCATCTTCACAGCCGAACGTCAAAACGCCTCTTTACAG gAGAGTATTTCACCTCAATATCAGAACGTGGGGACCGCGGCCACGGCCGCGTCGGTAGCGACGGTTCTGACGAGACTGGATGAACTGAGCCGTCGAGTGGCCACACTGGAAAGCGGTCTTACCGCTGACGTGCGTCGGATTCTGCACCTTTTGCAGACACGAGACCAGGCGCCGCATCAGAACTGTCAACCGGTGCACACTCCATCGCAACCGATTCAAAAGACCTCATTGTCCGTGCCACATGAT AATCAATGGGATTGGAATTGGAACGGTGATCGCGAGAAGGGTAGCTTACGGTGCGGTCGCGGCGAGCGCGGCACGCGAACAGAACGCGAGCGGACGCCTGTGGTGCAGCGGTCGGCGTCTGAGCCGCATGCGCCCGTGCCGCCGGTGCTGCCGCCACCCCCGCACTCGCACTCCTTCTATAGGTAG